A genomic region of Persephonella marina EX-H1 contains the following coding sequences:
- a CDS encoding MotE family protein, producing MLRLLIITGVSFSLFLTAYSVDNQQAEKIEIQKEIERLSKLREEIRKLLEEKKKILKQIEEREKALIKREENIKKILKKAEEDRYKKLAKVFEKMDPEMAGEKISKMTDPVKAAYIIYNMKDRLAGEVMNYVDPEMVDKITKILTDLKKIKKSK from the coding sequence TTGCTGAGACTTCTTATAATAACAGGCGTTAGTTTTTCTCTTTTCTTAACGGCGTATTCTGTTGATAATCAACAGGCTGAAAAGATAGAAATACAGAAAGAGATAGAAAGACTCTCAAAGTTGAGGGAAGAGATAAGGAAACTTCTTGAAGAAAAAAAGAAGATTCTGAAACAGATTGAGGAAAGGGAGAAAGCCCTTATAAAAAGGGAGGAAAATATAAAGAAAATTTTGAAAAAAGCTGAGGAAGACAGATATAAAAAACTTGCAAAAGTTTTTGAGAAGATGGATCCTGAGATGGCAGGAGAGAAGATATCTAAAATGACAGATCCTGTAAAGGCTGCTTACATCATATACAACATGAAAGATAGGCTTGCGGGGGAGGTTATGAACTATGTAGATCCGGAAATGGTGGATAAAATAACAAAAATATTAACAGATCTGAAAAAGATAAAAAAAAGTAAATAA
- a CDS encoding sensor domain-containing diguanylate cyclase encodes MGENLEIKLAKSIFTEGFDYLCSIILRNPYQQKYFDRSDVEKLKKIHMEAFLSGIEGDLNNVKRKGFILGKIHFSMSIPFSATLTNLEKMEYVLSGFIKTRFMELNFNPEDALKKIDGIYHILRNSVAYGYLFSFLQIDKVVIREKLRTVKYSEEELRFYVKEHLVWLNKIIEDIKKLRKESSVELDVNKCKFSRLLEDETVLNISKKKFNILKDIHEKIHKTAIDIYYSIEERNFINLLFDYINLQKLSAQFLSLLTVKIAVRSVEDANVDPLTGVLNRRPMEFILNNQYQISKISNRPVSIALLDIDDFKKINDSYGHLVGDCVIKQVSSILQKSLRKSDLIFRFGGEEFLIFMPFTEKRDAFKVMEKLRKKIEEKDIICGKNTIKVTVSVGVEGATLHPNETVNDIIERADKKMLRAKRTGKNKVVI; translated from the coding sequence ATGGGTGAAAATTTAGAGATAAAACTTGCAAAAAGTATCTTTACAGAGGGATTTGATTATCTATGTTCAATAATCCTCAGAAATCCTTATCAGCAGAAATACTTTGACAGATCAGATGTTGAAAAGTTGAAAAAGATCCATATGGAGGCTTTTCTATCAGGGATAGAGGGGGATCTGAACAATGTTAAAAGAAAGGGATTTATACTCGGGAAAATCCATTTCTCAATGTCAATACCTTTCAGTGCTACACTTACAAACCTTGAAAAGATGGAGTATGTTTTATCCGGATTTATAAAAACCAGATTTATGGAACTGAACTTTAATCCTGAGGATGCCTTAAAAAAGATTGACGGTATATACCATATTTTGAGAAATTCTGTTGCTTACGGTTATCTTTTTTCATTTCTCCAGATTGATAAGGTTGTAATCAGGGAAAAATTAAGGACTGTAAAGTACTCAGAAGAAGAACTGAGATTTTACGTTAAGGAACATCTTGTTTGGTTGAACAAGATAATTGAGGATATTAAGAAGCTGAGAAAGGAAAGCAGTGTTGAGCTTGATGTAAACAAATGTAAGTTCTCTCGTTTATTAGAGGATGAGACTGTACTTAATATAAGTAAAAAGAAATTTAACATACTTAAAGATATTCATGAGAAGATACATAAAACGGCTATTGATATTTATTACAGCATTGAGGAGAGAAATTTTATAAATCTTCTGTTTGATTATATAAACCTTCAGAAACTTTCAGCCCAGTTTTTATCACTTTTAACAGTAAAGATCGCTGTTAGAAGTGTTGAAGATGCCAATGTTGATCCTCTTACAGGTGTTCTAAACAGAAGACCGATGGAGTTTATACTTAACAATCAGTACCAGATATCAAAGATATCAAACAGGCCTGTCTCGATTGCCTTACTTGATATAGATGATTTTAAAAAGATAAACGATAGCTATGGACATCTTGTTGGAGACTGTGTTATAAAACAGGTTTCCTCTATACTACAGAAAAGTCTTAGAAAGTCTGATCTGATATTCAGGTTTGGTGGGGAGGAGTTTCTCATTTTTATGCCTTTTACAGAAAAAAGGGATGCCTTTAAGGTTATGGAAAAGCTGAGAAAGAAGATAGAGGAGAAAGATATTATCTGTGGGAAAAATACCATAAAGGTTACTGTAAGTGTAGGGGTTGAAGGTGCAACACTTCACCCTAATGAGACTGTTAATGATATTATAGAAAGGGCTGATAAAAAGATGTTAAGGGCCAAAAGAACAGGTAAGAACAAGGTTGTTATATGA
- a CDS encoding carboxymuconolactone decarboxylase family protein yields MAYIKLPELEEMDPEIQELAKEILKKTGKLGEIFQLLAIRKDIYFMTDNCVKTLLLKETELPYSTKERIALLISKENNCPMCVDVHKNIAKMLGMSEEQIEETLKGVDHINTTEEEKELLRFCIRASRKDNYKMTKEDIDRILSLGYTVTQLVEAITITAYFNYINTLSNVFGLGK; encoded by the coding sequence ATGGCTTACATCAAATTACCTGAACTTGAAGAGATGGATCCTGAAATTCAGGAGCTTGCAAAAGAGATACTTAAAAAAACAGGAAAGTTAGGGGAGATATTCCAGCTGCTTGCTATCAGAAAGGATATATACTTTATGACGGATAACTGTGTAAAGACCCTCCTTTTAAAGGAGACAGAACTTCCGTACTCAACAAAAGAAAGGATAGCCCTTTTAATCTCAAAAGAAAATAACTGTCCTATGTGCGTTGATGTACATAAGAATATAGCAAAGATGCTGGGTATGTCTGAGGAGCAGATTGAGGAAACATTAAAGGGTGTTGATCATATCAATACTACAGAAGAAGAAAAGGAGCTTTTAAGGTTCTGTATAAGGGCCTCGAGGAAGGATAACTACAAGATGACAAAGGAGGATATAGACAGGATTCTTTCACTTGGTTATACGGTAACACAGTTAGTTGAGGCGATAACGATAACTGCATACTTTAATTATATAAATACACTTTCCAATGTTTTCGGTCTTGGAAAGTAA